Proteins from a genomic interval of Pseudomonadota bacterium:
- a CDS encoding twin-arginine translocation pathway signal protein: MHRRQFLTVLGSTALIASPVLSGCATTGGLPDPATPWTVAGQGETPVVRALSWALLAPNPHNRQPWQVALLGPREAVLYADPTRKLPATDPFERQITIGLGAFVELMRLAAAEDGERLDVDWFPEGSAPTGLDARSVAHLRLVPGAASADPLFAHAAARRTTRGVYQDDAVAAETAAAVLAAAGVHGGQRWGSAVDSPTVVSLNDLAVRAFEREIDTDAAYLESAELMRIGRREMAENPDGIALSGAFFEWLYRFRLISHAALRDLDGRGRQTGRDMAQELATARGHLWLVTAGNSRVDQVMAGASYLRANLAATGLGLAMQPLSQALQEYPEMAAEYAEAHTALGASDGETVQMWARIGYAKAADPAPRWALGTRLIRA; the protein is encoded by the coding sequence ATGCACCGTCGCCAGTTTCTGACCGTCCTCGGGTCCACCGCCCTGATCGCGTCGCCCGTCCTCTCCGGGTGTGCCACCACCGGTGGCTTGCCGGACCCGGCCACGCCCTGGACGGTGGCCGGCCAGGGCGAGACGCCCGTGGTCCGCGCGCTGTCCTGGGCACTGCTCGCACCCAACCCGCACAACCGTCAGCCCTGGCAGGTGGCCTTGCTCGGCCCGCGCGAGGCGGTGCTCTACGCCGACCCGACGCGCAAGCTGCCCGCCACCGACCCGTTCGAACGGCAGATTACCATCGGCCTCGGCGCCTTCGTCGAGCTGATGCGATTGGCCGCGGCAGAAGACGGCGAACGGCTCGACGTCGACTGGTTCCCCGAGGGCAGCGCACCGACCGGGCTGGACGCGCGTTCGGTGGCACACCTCCGGCTGGTGCCGGGTGCGGCCTCCGCCGACCCGCTCTTTGCCCACGCCGCGGCGCGGCGCACAACGCGCGGCGTTTACCAGGACGATGCTGTTGCGGCGGAGACGGCCGCGGCAGTGCTCGCCGCGGCGGGCGTGCACGGCGGCCAGCGGTGGGGCAGCGCGGTGGACAGTCCGACGGTGGTGTCGCTCAATGACCTCGCGGTGCGGGCCTTCGAGCGCGAGATCGACACCGACGCTGCCTACCTCGAAAGCGCCGAGCTGATGCGCATCGGCCGCCGCGAAATGGCGGAGAACCCGGACGGCATCGCATTGTCGGGCGCGTTCTTCGAGTGGCTGTACCGCTTTCGGTTGATCTCGCACGCGGCGTTGCGCGACCTCGATGGCCGCGGCCGCCAGACCGGGCGCGACATGGCCCAGGAGCTTGCGACCGCGCGCGGGCACCTCTGGCTGGTCACGGCCGGCAACAGCCGTGTCGACCAGGTGATGGCCGGGGCGAGCTACCTGCGGGCGAACCTCGCGGCGACCGGCCTTGGCCTCGCGATGCAACCGCTCAGCCAGGCGTTGCAGGAGTACCCGGAGATGGCCGCCGAGTACGCCGAGGCGCACACCGCGCTCGGCGCATCGGACGGCGAGACGGTGCAGATGTGGGCGCGTATCGGCTACGCCAAAGCCGCAGACCCGGCGCCCCGCTGGGCCCTCGGCACGCGGCTGATCCGCGCCTGA
- a CDS encoding cupin domain-containing protein has translation MAKKADCPPADSTGVGRVAPNLGERLRARRREVKLTLQAVADRAGLSVGFISQIERGITQPSLASLASVAQVLDLPLSHLLSQPGGEQRFTTAGDRPVYSISDGASRFERLSSDFVGNTVHSLIIHEPPGHRIAPIRHAGEEMLYVLRGAITVEVDGDQRVLQEGDSVHHPSDCVHSSWNHTDHAATILWVGTFDVFGGDDTVPASGTAHTGDAI, from the coding sequence ATGGCTAAAAAAGCAGACTGCCCACCCGCTGACAGTACCGGGGTCGGCCGTGTGGCACCCAACCTCGGCGAGCGGCTGCGCGCGCGGCGGCGGGAGGTCAAACTCACCTTGCAGGCCGTCGCCGACCGCGCCGGGCTGTCGGTCGGCTTCATCAGCCAGATCGAGCGCGGCATCACCCAGCCGTCGCTCGCATCGCTCGCGTCCGTCGCGCAGGTGCTCGACCTGCCGCTGAGCCACCTGCTGTCGCAACCGGGCGGCGAGCAGCGTTTCACCACTGCCGGTGACCGCCCGGTGTACAGCATCAGCGACGGTGCCAGCCGCTTCGAGCGGCTCTCGTCCGACTTCGTCGGCAACACGGTGCACAGCCTGATCATCCACGAGCCGCCCGGGCACCGCATTGCCCCCATCCGCCACGCGGGAGAGGAGATGCTCTACGTGCTGCGCGGGGCGATCACCGTCGAAGTCGACGGCGACCAGCGCGTTCTGCAGGAAGGGGACTCGGTGCACCACCCCTCGGACTGCGTGCACAGCAGTTGGAACCACACCGACCACGCGGCGACCATTCTGTGGGTCGGCACCTTTGACGTGTTTGGCGGCGATGACACCGTGCCCGCCAGCGGCACGGCACACACAGGAGACGCGATATGA
- a CDS encoding MarR family winged helix-turn-helix transcriptional regulator, with protein sequence MNTFSVPVRFFTEVGIIEQLSRTFVERHLPDGMTSAQFGLLMHLTRQPSDTTHTPLALSRAMQVTKGAMTNTLQRLDARGLVEITPDPDDGRGKRVRLNAAGQAVVPTIIARLQPAFDAMAAEIDLEQVAAMLPMLETVRTVLDRDEFRAMQVPDGAGDSAG encoded by the coding sequence ATGAACACCTTTTCCGTGCCAGTCCGCTTCTTCACCGAAGTCGGCATCATCGAGCAGCTGTCGCGCACCTTTGTCGAGCGCCACCTGCCGGACGGCATGACCTCGGCGCAGTTCGGGCTGCTGATGCACCTGACGCGTCAGCCCTCGGACACCACGCACACGCCGCTCGCGCTCTCGCGGGCGATGCAAGTCACCAAGGGCGCGATGACCAACACCCTGCAACGCCTCGATGCGCGTGGCCTGGTGGAGATCACGCCCGACCCGGACGACGGCCGCGGCAAGCGTGTGCGCCTGAACGCCGCCGGGCAAGCGGTGGTGCCGACGATCATCGCGCGGCTGCAGCCGGCCTTCGACGCCATGGCCGCCGAGATCGACCTCGAGCAGGTGGCAGCGATGCTGCCGATGCTGGAGACCGTTCGCACCGTGCTCGATCGAGACGAGTTTCGCGCCATGCAGGTGCCCGACGGGGCCGGTGATTCGGCCGGGTGA
- a CDS encoding tetratricopeptide repeat protein produces the protein MRRIRTCLLALIGVAVFAVGTARADQTDPSLAKLFLALHKTEDNRTAAVLTQQIWQAWLTVDDQIVSDQLNAGTAHMAANRFEEALSSFDAVIDARPDIAEGWNKRATLYFIMGDYDASAMDIAETLKREPRHFGAVSGQGYIYLRRDNHDDALKWFKRALALNPHLTVIRAMVTQLEGEATQI, from the coding sequence ATGCGCCGGATTCGCACCTGTTTGCTCGCCCTGATCGGGGTCGCAGTGTTTGCCGTTGGCACCGCGCGCGCAGACCAGACCGACCCGAGTCTTGCCAAACTCTTCCTGGCGTTGCACAAGACCGAGGACAACCGCACCGCCGCGGTGCTCACCCAGCAGATCTGGCAGGCGTGGCTCACCGTCGACGACCAGATCGTCTCGGACCAGCTCAACGCCGGCACCGCGCACATGGCGGCCAACCGCTTTGAGGAGGCGCTGTCGTCCTTCGATGCGGTCATCGACGCGCGGCCGGACATCGCCGAGGGCTGGAACAAGCGTGCGACGCTGTATTTCATCATGGGCGACTACGACGCCTCGGCGATGGACATCGCCGAAACCCTGAAACGCGAACCGCGGCATTTCGGCGCCGTGAGCGGGCAGGGCTACATCTACCTGCGGCGCGACAACCACGACGACGCGCTCAAATGGTTCAAGCGCGCGTTGGCACTGAACCCGCACCTCACAGTGATTCGTGCGATGGTGACGCAGCTCGAAGGCGAGGCCACGCAGATCTGA
- a CDS encoding proline dehydrogenase family protein: MSPSTLNDVRARIDAAHVQSEAEALAALCAAAPLDADTRARISARAVALVLRIRAAEDPGLMEVFLAEYGLSTTEGVALMCLAEALLRVPDAETIDALIEDKIAPSAWGKHLGQSSSSLVNASTWALLLTGKVLRDEDESGLIGALHGVVKRLGEPVIRVAVASAMRELGSQFVLGRTIEEAMERAAPFEGKGYSYSYDMLGEAARTEADARRYHLGYSEAISELAKACTADAVRANPGISVKLSALHPRYEVAQRDRVMAELVPRTRSLALLAKSAGMGFNIDAEEADRLSLSLDVIEAVVSDPSLAGWDGFGVVVQAYGQRAPYVIDWLHELATRLDRRLMV, translated from the coding sequence ATGAGCCCATCGACACTGAACGACGTGCGCGCGCGCATCGACGCCGCCCACGTCCAGAGCGAAGCCGAGGCGCTGGCGGCGTTGTGCGCTGCCGCGCCGCTCGACGCGGACACGCGCGCCCGCATCTCGGCGCGCGCGGTCGCGCTGGTGCTGCGCATTCGGGCGGCCGAGGACCCGGGTCTCATGGAGGTGTTCCTCGCCGAGTACGGGCTCTCGACCACCGAGGGCGTCGCGTTGATGTGCCTCGCCGAGGCGCTGCTGCGCGTGCCCGACGCCGAGACCATCGACGCGCTGATCGAAGACAAGATCGCGCCGTCGGCCTGGGGCAAACACCTCGGCCAGTCGAGCAGTTCGCTGGTCAACGCGTCCACCTGGGCACTGCTGCTGACCGGCAAGGTGCTGCGCGACGAGGACGAGTCCGGCCTGATCGGCGCACTGCACGGTGTCGTCAAACGCCTCGGTGAGCCGGTGATTCGGGTCGCGGTGGCCAGCGCCATGCGCGAACTTGGCTCGCAGTTCGTGCTTGGCCGCACCATCGAGGAGGCGATGGAACGCGCGGCCCCGTTCGAAGGCAAGGGATACAGCTACTCCTACGACATGCTGGGCGAAGCCGCGCGCACCGAAGCCGACGCCCGCCGCTACCACCTCGGGTACTCCGAGGCGATCAGCGAGCTCGCCAAGGCCTGCACCGCGGACGCGGTGCGCGCCAACCCGGGCATCTCGGTCAAACTCTCGGCGCTGCACCCGCGCTACGAGGTGGCGCAGCGCGACCGCGTCATGGCGGAACTCGTGCCGCGCACCCGCTCGCTCGCCTTGCTGGCAAAGTCTGCAGGCATGGGCTTCAACATCGACGCGGAAGAGGCCGACCGCCTGTCGCTGTCGCTCGACGTCATCGAGGCGGTGGTGTCGGACCCGTCGCTCGCCGGTTGGGACGGGTTCGGCGTCGTGGTGCAGGCCTACGGGCAACGCGCGCCGTATGTGATTGACTGGCTACACGAGCTCGCCACCCGGCTCGACCGCCGGCTCATGGTG